One region of Strigops habroptila isolate Jane chromosome 11, bStrHab1.2.pri, whole genome shotgun sequence genomic DNA includes:
- the KNTC1 gene encoding kinetochore-associated protein 1 isoform X4 — MTERPGRRSPSTSLHNGFNLPQPPRPQRSRTEAPRPALPSRRPDVIMWNDIELLANDDTGSERLPVGLGHECGTALYQVDTLLQITSSEKVSVNPQLCAFNSRDGTIIVVDRSVALLDSTGQSLLMHVQFDTNVDVVGMCQEKQFLVVGERSGNFHLIHIPSKQTLLTKILVEKSSSEKTYLNLFIEKDNAEPGVYHMFILTSNGFFCIMCLPLAKTQEALDKVDMITAKKLQGQIKTAFISTEEYHSLGCQNFVMSNSVNKIHLIVGGRGDYVLSKWEVDTTNNSVSVRSFGDSSLIKDAAKLQVLDNQLFVLDTENILSMWDVYSLTLIWNWPLIHIEEFLLSTESDSSPVIWQGLANVKLIVMTTPDNKQMRSLMVFALPTMQQLYSLEVSVVSSLVQSGIGTDTIYFLEGIYEKHQIPSEGPISIVVMRSLTEALPENRLSRLLHKHKFTEAETFALQFGLDVELVYKVKANTILEKLASASVGSYGPEVWLDLVNEAKENLQKIQDSQFVVDYCINAPWPLYETTQEMLNYAKVRILKNDDRTFAPSSDGAPVSITEVLRAQARLTTFYGAFGLEKFSGIAWTEFLNSEDIFKNILSQLEEGNLSCAQYLWLRHQADFESSFNEKMLENLINAIHFTVPLKELCLWLKNVVIPFLRRVVPKGQKILAKWLEQGARNLELTDKANWPENGLQMAEVFFTSKNQGEMGLTVSGQWTLLRCVDCEEVRRLKKLVNDLQELINLYRKYNCRLALCDFEKENATTIVFRMFDKISAPELVPSILEKFIKPYLCEHNLQKDELLLQYIKDLLERCRTRSTSVFETAWEAKAIAVIGCISDTDLKFDAVLQIMHGAMVPWSAAVEQLVKQHLEMNHIKVKLLQESYRLMEMKKLLRAYGIRDTNLLKDKQMIMRLAKYILKQDTPTSLEDALKIVAAYMLPTVEVYVLRMIDLIDKERGEESLTLLKSLTLAESEKVAERLTLWGTLVLQNKAENSEEQKTQMFMTKTLVEVLKFLFSIQKDNPLKKDECEANLKMFETLATLQEDFDIFLSVEEFRNPSLMSKLLENHIKAHETVRSLSKSRKAQTVNCSSEDGKSKNRSTESRLYKLALLLQRSEQELGEKLALRALDAGKVEDAVKICREFYENHCNEETGKLLFSACQRLCHMLGADVPMITPNDMNLPAVIYEMACQAATICSPDLLLDSLELCKYTLAAKEIYRQCQIENYGFTAKTTSFGGDKDPYEEWTYDDFFKEDGIVLDPQIALPVAYETISSLLPVCENKLYPLDSISLANCAFIKGQNLLLPARTPICAVLQNLMECSQCELALRLIVCSFGSCLQHGVSNNMDLALSEKLHDGNTLAETNRFVIAMKQNSTSVIMSTILALLHKVFNCRLIDQDLALGYCTVLPKEDMFNKLWDVINNTWQNYRKILAVALVGAQLANQSDEAEEKKKFQELVTDAEWGIQLGKLGISFETVFRQPAIRKKELIRTLVQNPKADTDLILNYCSTFKLDSDAALQLCIETLLLQNANTNHVEDDSAECRKKQSHSILLARALEIIPLLKSREELVISLSGMLYKLDPYDYETIEIVLKVIQNADEKNTSIQLNQALSLLKHLKSYKRISSPVDLEHQYVLEHMIPLSPAAQTRLPFHLIFFRTAQCFWNIISAELSEESFPTLLLISKLMKVSLDTLHMSAARHVFEKKLKPKIFEMRNTGYTSIVSKETTKTVQTIQSYLLSIINPEWAVAIAHKIAQEFPTGPDHIQALKFCLHLTEKWLKNTTAKDDSHEKVEVLQKKLHMQYKRAATENVLVTHHLNTGEHLKSVGKPANLITLLYEHHSIDQRIQNPAGRDYPDIHMAAKEIAEINDLDMNKIWDKLLDKWLCPSILPSESYLSTSVAPNGLQFKTAFCSYNIRHICKCLNSYFSLLLLFLPLTKVKCCLLNCTEFNIRPLYLCVR; from the exons ATGACCGAGCGCCCGGGACGCCGCTCCCCCTCAACAAGCCTTCACAACGGGTTCAACCTCCCTCAGCCACCGCGGCCGCAGCGCTCGCGAACCGAGGCACCGCGCCCCGCCCTCCCATCCAGGCGCCCGGAT GTAATAATGTGGAATGATATTGAACTTCTTGCAAATGATGACACGGGGAGTGAGCGGCTCCCTGTTGGTTTAGGACATGAATGTGGAACTGCATTGTACCAAGTGGATACGTTGCTTCAAATCACATCTTCAGAAAAG GTCTCTGTAAATCCACAGTTGTGTGCGTTCAACTCGAGGGATGGCACGATTATTGTGGTTGACAGATCAGTGGCACTTCTTGACAGTACAGGGCAGTCCCTTCTGATGCATGTTCAGTTTG ATACTAATGTGGATGTGGTTGGCATGTgtcaagaaaaacaatttcttgtGGTCGGTGAGAGAAGTGGCAATTTCCACCTTATTCACATACCCTCAAAACAAACCTTACTAACTAAG ATTTTGGTTGAAAAATCTTCAAGTGAAAAGACTTACTTAAATCTCTTTATTGAAAAAGATAATGCAGAGCCAG gTGTTTATCACATGTTCATTCTCACAAGCAATGGATTCTTCTGCATTATGTGTCTCCCACTTGCTAAAACACAGGAAG CACTTGACAAGGTGGATATGATTACGgcaaagaaa TTACAAGGACAGATAAAGACAGCTTTCATTTCCACAGAAGAGTATCACAGCCTTGGCTGTCAGAATTTTGTGATGAGTAACTCAGTGAACAAAATCCATCTGATAGTTGGG GGTAGAGGCGATTATGTACTCTCCAAATGGGAGGTAGACACTACCAATAACTCGGTGTCTGTTCGAAGTTTTGGTGATTCAAGTCTGATCAAAG ATGCAGCAAAACTTCAAGTTCTTGACAATCAGCTGTTTGTTTTGGATACAGAG AACATTTTAAGCATGTGGGATGTTTATTCTCTTACTCTAATTTGGAATTGGCCTTTAATACATattgaagaatttcttctaaGCACAGAGTCAGATTCTTCTCCAGTCATATG GCAAGGGCTTGCCAATGTTAAACTGATAGTCATGACAACACCAGATAACAAACAG atgaGAAGTCTGATGGTTTTTGCATTGCCCACTATGCAACAGCTCTATTCTTTGGAAGTATCTGTCGTTTCTTCACTTGTTCAAAGTGGGATTGGCACA GATACAATATACTTCTTGGAAGGAATTTATGAAAAACATCAGAT ACCTTCTGAAGGCCCAATTTCTATTGTTGTGATGAGAAGTTTAACTGAAGCCTTGCCAGAAAATAG GCTCAGTCGCTTACTTCATAAGCACAAATTCACCGAAGCAGAGACTTTCGCTCTTCAGTTTGGACTAGATGTTGAG cttgtatataaagtgaaagcaaacactATTTTAGAGAAACTGGCTTCAGCCTCTGTTGGGAGTTATGGTCCTGAGGTCTGGCTGGATCTTGTGAATGAAGCcaaagaaaacctgcaaaaaatTCAG GATAGCCAGTTTGTTGTGGATTACTGCATAAATGCTCCATGGCCACTGTATGAAACCACTCAAGAAATGTTGAACTACGCTAAAGTCAGA ATCTTGAAGAATGATGATAGAACCTTTGCTCCATCATCTGATGGGGCTCCAGTATCCATAACTGAG GTATTGAGAGCTCAGGCAAGGCTTACAACTTTCTATGGAGCTTTTGGACTAGAGAAATtcag TGGCATTGCTTGGACAGAATTCTTGAATAGCGAAGACATTTTCAAGAATATCCTTTCTCAGCTAGAAGAAGGAAATTTATCCTGTGCACAGTACCTCTGGCTTAGGCACCAG gcagattttgaaagcagctttaaTGAGAAAATGCTGGAGAACTTGATTAATGCCATCCATTTCACTGTTCCTTTGAAGGAACTATGTTTGTGGCTTAAAAATGTTGTGATCCCTTTCTTAAGAAGAGTAGTGCCAAAGGGACAG aaaatactagCAAAATGGCTGGAACAAGGTGCTCGAAACCTTGAATTAACGGATAAG GCAAATTGGCCAGAAAATGGACTCCAAATGGcagaggttttttttacaagtaaaaATCAAGGTGAAATGGGACTGACAGTTTCTGGCCAGTGGACTCTTTTG AGATGTGTTGATTGTGAAGAGGTACGTAGGTTAAAGAAGCTGGTAAATGATTTACAAGAGCTAATAAATCTGTACAGAAAATACAACTGCAGGCTGGCACTCTGTGATTTTGAAAAG GAAAATGCAACTACTATTGTGTTTCGCATGTTTGATAAAATTTCGGCACCAGAGCTTGTCCCATCCATTTTGGAGAAGTTTATAAAACCCTACCTGTGTGAACATAATCTACAAAAGGATGAACTACTTCTCCAGTATATAAAG GATTTGCTAGAACGCTGTCGTACACGATCTACTTCCGTATTTGAAACTGCATGGGAGGCAAAGGCAATAGCTGTCATTGGCTGTATCTCTGACACAGAT CTGAAATTTGATGCAGTTCTACAGATAATGCATGGTGCTATGGTACCGTGGAGTGCAGCAGTGGAACAGCTTGTGAAACAGCATCTGGAAATGAACCACATCAA AGTAAAGTTACTGCAGGAAAGTTACCGACTGATGGAGATGAAGAAGCTTTTGCGAGCCTATGGGATAAGAGATACTAATCTTTTAAAGGACAAGCAGATGATAATG agACTAGCAAAATACATTCTTAAACAAGATACCCCTACTTCTTTGGAGGATGCTTTGAAAATTGTAGCAGCATATATGTTGCCCACTGTGGAAGTCTACGTTCTGAGGATGATAGACCTGATTGACAAAGAAAGG ggAGAGGAATCTCTGACTTTGTTGAAATCTCTGACTCTTGCTGAATCTGAGAAAGTTGCAGAGAGATTGACCCTATGGGGAACACTGGTATTACAGAATAAAGCAGAGAATTCTGAAGAG CAAAAAACACAAATGTTTATGACTAAGACACTTGTGGAAGTCCTTAAATTCCTGTTCAGCATTCAAAAAG ACAATCCTCTGAAGAAAGACGAATGTGAAGCAAACctaaaaatgtttgaaacaCTTGCTACCCTGCAG GAAGATTTTGATATCTTTCTTTCAGTTGAAGAATTTAGGAATCCTTCACTGATGTCTAAGCTTCTTGAGAATCACATCAAAGCTCATGAGACTGTCAGATCTCTGTCAAAGTCTAGAAAAGCACAAACAGTGAACTGTAGTTCAGAAGATGGTAAAAGCAAGAACCGCTCTACTGAATCAAGGCTGTATAAactggctctgctcctgcagaggtCAGAGCAAGAACTGGGAGAAAAATTGGCTTTGAGAGCACTGGATGCTGGAAAAGTTGAAGATGCTGTAAAAATATGCAG gGAGTTCTATGAAAATCACTGTAATGAAGAAACAgggaagctgctgttttcagcgTGTCAAAGGCTTTGTCATATGTTAGGAGCTGATGTCCCAATGATTACTCCTAATGATATGAATCTTCCAGCAGTGATCTATGAGATGGCTTGCCAAGCAGCTACGATATGTAGTCCAG ATTTACTACTAGATTCTCTGGAACTATGTAAATATACTTTGGCTGCCAAGGAAATTTACAGACAGTGCCAAATAGAAAACTATGGATTTACAGCAAAG ACAACATCTTTTGGAGGAGATAAAGATCCTTATGAAGAGTGGACTTACGATGACTTCTTTAAAGAAGATGGAATAGTTCTTGATCCACAGATAGCTCTTCCAGTTGCATATGaaactatttcttctcttctgcctgtttGTG aGAACAAGCTGTATCCTCTGGACTCCATAAGCCTGGCCAACTGCGCATTTATTAAAG GACAGAAccttctgctgcctgccagaACTCCCATCTGCGCAGTGCTGCAGAACCTCATGGAGTGCAGTCAGTGTGAGCTGGCTCTGCGGCTGATCGTGTGTTCCTTTGGCTCCTGCCTTCAGCATGGTGTATCAAATAACATGGATCTGGCCCTGAGTGAAAAG CTCCATGATGGCAATACACTGGCTGAAACCAATCGCTTTGTCATTGCTATGAAACAGAACAGTACTTCAGTAATTATGAGCACTATCCTGGCCTTACTACACAAG GTGTTCAACTGTCGTCTCATAGATCAGGACCTGGCACTGGGATATTGCACAGTTTTGCCCAAGGAAGATATGTTCAATAAGCTGTGGGATGTCATAAACAACACATGgcaaaattacagaaaaatcttG GCAGTGGCTCTGGTTGGAGCACAGCTTGCTAACCAATCTgatgaagctgaagaaaaaaagaagttccaAGAACTGGTTACTGATGCAGAGTGGGGTATCCAACTTGGTAAACTTGGT ATTTCTTTTGAGACTGTATTTAGACAACcagctataaggaagaaggaGCTCATAAGAACACTGGTACAAAATCCAAAAGCAGACACAGATCTCATATTGAATTACTGCAG TACTTTCAAGCTGGACAGTGATGCCGCACTGCAGCTTTGCATTGAGACGCTTCTTCTCCAGAATGCTAATACAAATCATGTCGAAGATGACTCTGCAGAATGCAGGAAGAAGCAATCTCATTCCATCTTACTAGCTAGAGCACTGGAAATAATtcctctgctgaaaagcagggaagagcTGGTCATCAGCCTCAGTGGAATGTTGTACAAG CTTGATCCTTATGACTATGAAACTATTGAAATTGTCCTGAAAGTGATACAAAATGCTGATGAAAAGAACACCAGTATCCAGCTGAATCAG GCTTTGAGCCTCCTCAAACATCTGAAATCTTATAAAAGAATTTCCTCACCTGTAGACCTAGAACACCAGTATGTTTTGGAGCACATGATTCCCTTATCTCCAGCTGCTCAAACCAGACTGCCCTTTCATCTGATATTCTTTAGAACTGCACAATGCTTCTGGAACATTATAT ctgcagagctcagtgagGAATCCTTCCCAACACTTCTGCTGATTTCCAAACTAATGAAG GTTTCACTGGATACCTTACACATGTCTGCAGCTCGACATGTCTTTGAGAAGAAACTGaaaccaaaaatatttgaaatgagAAACACTGGATATACATCCATTGTTAGCAAGGAAACAACTAAAACCGTGCAGACCATCCAGTCATATCTGCTGTCTATAATTAACCCAGAGTGGGCTGTAGCTATTGCTCACAAGATTGCTCAAGAATTTCCAACAG gtCCTGACCATATTCAAGCATTGAAATTCTGTCTCCATCTAACTGAGAAATGGCTAAAGAACACTACAGCTAAG GATGACTCTCATGAAAAAGTGGAAGTCCTACAGAAGAAATTACATATGCAGTATAAGCGAGCAGCAACAGAAAACGTCCTAGTAACACATCACCTGAACACTGGAGAGCATTTAAAGTCTGTTGGGAAGCCAGCAAACCTTATCACTTTACTGTATGAACACCACAGTATAGACCAAAGAATCCAAAATCCAGCTGGCAGAGATTATCCAG ATATCCACATGGCAGCTAAGGAGATAGCTGAGATTAATGATTTGGACATGAACAAAATATGGGATAAACTGCTGGATAAATGGCTGTGTCCAAGTATACTGCCCTCGGAA AGTTATCTATCTACTTCAGTCGCGCCCAATGGATTACAGTTCAAGACTGCTTTTTGCAGTTACAACATCCGCCACATCTGTAAGTGCCTAAATTCTTATTTTAGCttgctacttctttttttacctcttACTAAGGTCAAGTGTTGTCTGCTTAACTGCACAGAGTTCAACATAAGGCCTCTGTATCTGTGTGTTAGATAG